The following are encoded together in the Humulus lupulus chromosome 5, drHumLupu1.1, whole genome shotgun sequence genome:
- the LOC133779270 gene encoding uncharacterized protein LOC133779270, with protein sequence MDLFPQSEAYVNWDVLSDHCFCIIKAITTLNSGIKPFRFFNMWANHDGFREIVLQSWSKPIKSHGLERIMRKLVRVKHVLCQFNIREIGDVVHKYAIAKENYQSAQCQLQKDPHSYDLQRKERSTFEVFSSQSRYYESYLRQRSKINWLRFGDDNTAYFHACLKERKATNRITSFIDDDGQINDKFEDVVAHFLNHFRSIMGSHSSTSDPIQRECFIHGGILSLDQHHSLMKPFTKKDVEAAMFSINSIKSPSLDGYGSGFFKVMWKDLGGEISDAILGLTKVLPLLINPNQGAFVKDRLLAHNILIFQDIIKGYKRKNISPRCVMKIDLRKAYDTIDWPFLEDILSGYCFPSRFICWVMICLKGTSYSILMNDRLQGSFIGRKGLRQGDPISPLLFVLVMEYLTRLLVQASYRKDFRFHPNCKKLKLVSLCFADDLVLFCKGSSSSVQIIKECFTSFSLASGLTANMAKSQVYFGGLTEEDSKNIVTRLQFMKEFREYKIKNDVSWYWRKLVNLKSVISLGDLEDAVKNSKLNMRRLYFQLLNKERVHFANETHAHMFFDCLFSHQVRSKVASWLGNDIWPVKYEDWSTWMIGRPKGLKQKIAAAALAASVYAIWWNRNSCMFRFYAMTVDSIDHLIKSCLKARILRLLRTKFGKKDIAIVEKLDQL encoded by the exons ATGGATTTATTTCCTCAATCTGAAGCCTATGTTAATTGGGATGTGCTTTCTGACCACTGCTTTTGTATCATTAAAGCCATAACAACATTGAACTCAGGAATAAAACCATTCAGATTTTTCAATATGTGGGCTAACCATGATGGCTTTAGGGAAATTGTTTTGCAGAGCTGGTCTAAGCCGATAAAGTCTCACGGTTTAGAGAGAATAATGAGGAAATTGGTGAGAGTTAAACATGTCCTTTGCCAGTTTAACATAAGGGAAATTGGTGATGTTGTTCACAAGTATGCTATAGCTAAGGAGAACTACCAATCTGCCCAATGTCAGCTCCAAAAGGACCCTCATTCATATGATCTTCAAAGAAAGGAAAGGTCTACTTTTGAGGTTTTTTCTAGCCAATCTAGATACTATGAAAGCTATCTTAGACAAAGAAGCAAAATTAACTGGCTTCGGTTTGGTGATGATAACACTGCCTATTTTCATGCGTGTTTAAAAGAGAGGAAGGCTACTAATCGTATCACCTCTTTTATTGATGATGATGGGCAGATTAATGATAAATTTGAGGATGTAGTGGCTCATTTTTTGAATCATTTTCGAAGTATTATGGGCAGTCATAGTTCAACTTCTGATCCTATTCAAAGAGAGTGTTTTATTCATGGAGGTATCTTGTCTTTGGATCAACATCATAGTTTGATGAAACCTTTCACCAAGAAGGATGTGGAAGCTGCTATGTTCAGTATTAATTCGATTAAAAGCCCGAGTCTTGATGGATATGGTTCGGGTTTTTTTAAAGTTATGTGGAAAGATTTGGGAGGAGAAATATCTGATGCCATCTTGGG ATTGACTAAGGTTCTTCCTCTATTAATAAATCCAAATCAAGGAGCATTTGTCAAGGATAGATTGTTGGCTCATAACATTCTCATCTTTCAGGATATTATTAAAGGATACAAGAGGAAAAATATCTCCCCTAGATGTGTGATGAAGATTGACCTTAGGAAAGCATATGATACTATAGATTGGCCATTTTTGGAGGACATTCTTAGTGGTTACTGTTTTCCAAGTCGATTTATTTGCTGGGTTATGATCTGTTTGAAGGGCACATCTTACTCTATTTTGATGAATGATAGATTACAAGGGAGCTTTATTGGTAGAAAAGGTCTAAGACAAGGGGACCCTATATCTCCCTTGCTGTTTGTTCTTGTCATGGAATACTTAACTCGTCTTCTTGTTCAAGCTTCTTATAGAAAGGATTTCAGATTTCATCCTAATTGTAAGAAGCTGAAATTAGTAAGCCTATGTTTTGCTGATGATTTGGTGTTGTTTTGTAAGGGATCTTCTAGTTCGGTTCAGATTATCAAAGAGTGTTTCACTTCTTTTAGTCTTGCATCTGGTTTAACAGCCAATATGGCTAAATCTCAGGTCTATTTTGGGGGTTTGACAGAGGAGGATTCAAAGAATATTGTGACTAGGCTTCAATTTATGAAG GAATTTCGGGAGTATAAGATCAAAAACGATGTGAGTTGGTACTGGAGAAAGCTTGTCAATTTGAAATCAGTCATCTCTCTTGGTGATCTGGAGGATGCAGTAAAGAACAGTAAACTTAATATGAGAAGGCTCTATTTTCAGCTGCTGAATAAGGAGAGAGTTCATTTTGCTAAT GAAACTCATGCCCATATGTTTTTTGATTGTCTCTTTTCTCATCAAGTTAGATCAAAAGTTGCTTCTTGGCTGGGAAATGATATATGGCCAGTTAAGTATGAAGATTGGTCCACTTGGATGATTGGGAGACCAAAAGGTCTTAAGCAAAAAATAGCAGCAGCAGCACTGGCTGCATCAGTTTATGCAATTTGGTGGAATCGTAATTCTTGTATGTTTAGATTTTATGCTATGACAGTAGATAGTATAGATCACTTGATCAAGTCTTGTTTGAAAGCTAGAATTTTAAGACTTCTTAGGACAAAGTTTGGGAAAAAAGATATAGCTATTGTTGAGAAGTTGGACCAATTGTAA